One Paracidovorax avenae ATCC 19860 genomic region harbors:
- a CDS encoding YitT family protein — MSQTLSPPSAAPAMVPHSTTEDTLAVFTGVLLISVGVAFFTSAGLLTGGTAGIAFLLHYATGIGFGKWFFLLNLPFYWLAWRKMGRAFTLKTFIAVLLLSLMTEAQSRFLQLSALQPLYAAVAGGLIVGTGFLVLFRHRCSLGGVGILALYLQDRHGWRAGKVQMAVDCAIVLLALFTVEPGRVLWSIVGAVALNLVLAMNHRPGRYMAV, encoded by the coding sequence ATGAGCCAGACCCTCAGCCCGCCCTCCGCCGCCCCCGCCATGGTCCCGCACAGCACCACCGAAGACACCCTGGCCGTGTTCACGGGCGTGCTGCTGATCTCGGTGGGCGTAGCCTTCTTCACCAGCGCGGGCCTGCTCACCGGCGGCACGGCGGGCATCGCCTTCCTGCTGCACTACGCCACGGGCATCGGCTTCGGCAAGTGGTTCTTCCTGCTGAACCTGCCCTTCTACTGGCTGGCGTGGCGCAAGATGGGACGCGCGTTCACCCTCAAGACCTTCATCGCGGTGCTGCTGCTGTCGCTGATGACCGAGGCGCAGTCGCGCTTCTTGCAGCTGTCGGCGCTGCAGCCGCTCTACGCGGCCGTGGCGGGCGGGCTCATCGTGGGCACGGGCTTCCTGGTGCTGTTCCGCCACCGCTGCAGCCTGGGCGGCGTCGGCATCCTCGCGCTCTACCTGCAGGACCGCCATGGCTGGCGGGCCGGCAAGGTGCAGATGGCCGTGGACTGCGCGATCGTGCTGCTGGCGCTGTTCACCGTCGAGCCGGGGCGGGTACTCTGGTCCATCGTGGGCGCCGTCGCGCTCAACCTGGTGCTGGCCATGAACCATCGCCCCGGCCGCTACATGGCCGTCTGA
- a CDS encoding heavy metal translocating P-type ATPase has product MASTASTDRSPAAAAPGGKARIDLACGCGSACGAPPRATAPASAPAASHGDHDHGGGSHDHAHGPESGAGGGHGHDHDHAMLPGWGRLGASLAAATAAELLHLLAPDTLPWRAAGMAVAAVAILLAGLGVYRSGLGSLARGRLDISALMAVAVTGAFLIGQWPEAAMVMALYALAERIEDRAVGRARDAIGALLALSPEQAELRGEEGRWRTVPAAEVPVGSVLRLRPGARVPLDGVVLEGRGAVDESSVTGESLAVDKAPGDGLYAGTLNAQSELQFRVTAAAGNTTLDRIIHAVEEAQGSRAPMQRFVDRFAAIYTPTVFALAALVAVGAPLALGWAWLDALYRALVLLVIACPCALVIATPVTVVSGLAAGARRGILIKGGQWLERARGVRAVAFDKTGTVTAGRPVLVGSERFGGDGATDVAAALAGRSDHPVSRAIAAGIGDAPADLPEVQDFTALPGRGVEGRIHGATWFLGNRRLAQERGLWTDAVETAAAAHESEGRSVTLLGDAHGVRSLFAVADTLRPQAVEAVADLRALGIVPVMLTGDHAAAAQAAAREAGISEVQAGLLPEQKLSAIAALQQKHGMTAMAGDGINDAPALARADIGFAMGAAGTDVAMETADVVIMNDDLRRVAETVRLSRRTHAVLWQNIALALGIKAVFFGLALAGQATMWMAVFADMGASLLVVANGLRMLRGVERPVR; this is encoded by the coding sequence ATGGCAAGCACGGCTTCCACCGATCGCTCTCCGGCGGCTGCCGCCCCGGGAGGCAAGGCACGCATCGACCTGGCCTGCGGATGCGGCAGCGCCTGCGGAGCGCCGCCCCGGGCCACGGCACCCGCATCGGCGCCTGCGGCGTCGCACGGCGACCACGACCATGGGGGCGGCAGCCACGACCATGCGCATGGCCCGGAGAGCGGGGCCGGCGGCGGCCATGGGCACGACCATGACCATGCCATGCTGCCCGGCTGGGGCCGGCTCGGCGCGTCGCTGGCCGCCGCGACCGCCGCCGAACTGCTGCACCTGCTCGCCCCCGACACCCTGCCCTGGCGGGCCGCCGGCATGGCCGTGGCGGCCGTTGCCATCCTGCTGGCCGGGCTGGGGGTGTACCGCAGCGGCCTGGGCTCGCTGGCGCGCGGCCGCCTGGACATTTCGGCGCTCATGGCCGTGGCCGTGACGGGCGCCTTCCTGATCGGCCAGTGGCCGGAGGCCGCCATGGTGATGGCCCTCTATGCCCTGGCCGAGCGCATCGAGGACCGCGCCGTGGGCCGCGCGCGGGACGCCATCGGCGCGCTGCTGGCGCTGAGCCCCGAGCAGGCCGAGCTGCGTGGCGAGGAGGGCCGCTGGCGGACGGTACCTGCGGCCGAGGTGCCGGTGGGCAGCGTGCTGCGGCTGCGCCCCGGCGCGCGGGTGCCGCTGGACGGCGTGGTGCTGGAAGGCCGCGGGGCGGTGGACGAATCCAGCGTGACCGGCGAAAGCCTGGCCGTGGACAAGGCGCCTGGCGACGGGCTGTATGCCGGCACGCTCAATGCGCAATCGGAGCTGCAGTTCCGCGTCACGGCCGCTGCCGGGAACACCACGCTGGACCGCATCATCCACGCGGTGGAAGAGGCGCAGGGCTCGCGCGCACCCATGCAGCGCTTCGTGGACCGCTTCGCCGCCATCTACACGCCCACGGTGTTCGCACTGGCGGCCCTGGTGGCCGTGGGGGCCCCGCTGGCCCTGGGCTGGGCCTGGCTGGACGCCCTCTACCGGGCCCTCGTGCTGCTGGTGATCGCCTGCCCCTGCGCGCTGGTCATCGCCACGCCGGTGACGGTGGTGAGCGGGCTCGCGGCGGGCGCCCGGCGCGGCATCCTGATCAAGGGCGGCCAGTGGCTGGAGCGGGCCCGCGGCGTGCGCGCCGTGGCCTTCGACAAGACAGGCACGGTGACGGCCGGCCGCCCCGTGCTGGTGGGCAGCGAACGCTTCGGCGGGGATGGTGCCACCGACGTGGCCGCCGCGCTGGCGGGGCGCTCGGACCATCCGGTCTCCAGGGCGATCGCTGCCGGCATCGGCGATGCGCCGGCCGACCTGCCGGAGGTGCAGGACTTCACCGCCCTGCCCGGCCGCGGCGTGGAAGGCCGCATCCACGGGGCGACCTGGTTCCTCGGCAACCGGCGGCTGGCGCAGGAGCGCGGCCTGTGGACGGACGCAGTGGAGACCGCCGCCGCGGCCCATGAATCCGAGGGCCGCAGCGTGACGCTGCTGGGTGATGCCCATGGCGTGCGGTCGCTGTTCGCCGTGGCCGACACCCTGCGGCCGCAGGCGGTGGAAGCCGTTGCCGACCTGCGCGCCCTGGGCATCGTGCCGGTGATGCTGACGGGCGACCACGCGGCAGCGGCCCAGGCCGCCGCGCGGGAAGCGGGCATCTCGGAGGTGCAGGCGGGCCTGTTGCCCGAGCAGAAGCTCTCGGCCATCGCCGCACTGCAGCAGAAGCACGGCATGACCGCCATGGCCGGCGATGGCATCAACGATGCGCCCGCGCTGGCGCGCGCCGACATCGGCTTCGCCATGGGTGCCGCCGGCACCGACGTGGCGATGGAGACCGCCGACGTGGTCATCATGAACGACGACCTGCGCCGCGTGGCCGAGACCGTGCGCCTCTCGCGCCGCACGCACGCGGTGCTGTGGCAGAACATCGCCCTGGCACTGGGCATCAAGGCCGTTTTCTTCGGCCTCGCGCTGGCGGGGCAGGCGACCATGTGGATGGCGGTGTTTGCCGACATGGGCGCCAGCCTGCTGGTGGTGGCCAACGGGCTGCGCATGCTGCGCGGGGTGGAACGGCCGGTACGCTGA
- a CDS encoding Cd(II)/Pb(II)-responsive transcriptional regulator: MSAASPHHRIGDAARLSGVPTANIRYYEKEGLLPAQARADNRYRLYSDEEIHRLRFIRLCRAMDMSLDEVRTLLSLGRGTDTAADHAACATVDDHLLHVRTRLRELQALEAQLLSLRGRCDGTDGSRCHVIEALHDRADADPLPLPDPPARRHV, from the coding sequence GTGTCCGCCGCAAGTCCCCACCACCGTATCGGCGATGCCGCCCGCCTCTCGGGCGTGCCCACCGCCAACATCCGCTACTACGAGAAGGAAGGGCTGCTGCCCGCCCAGGCCCGCGCCGACAACCGCTACCGCCTCTACAGTGACGAAGAAATCCACCGCCTGCGGTTCATCCGCCTGTGCCGCGCCATGGACATGTCGCTGGACGAAGTGCGCACGCTGCTCTCGCTCGGCCGGGGCACGGACACCGCCGCAGACCATGCGGCCTGCGCCACGGTGGACGATCACCTGCTGCACGTGCGCACCCGCCTGCGGGAGCTGCAGGCGCTGGAGGCCCAGTTGCTGTCGCTGCGCGGGCGCTGCGACGGTACCGACGGCAGCCGCTGCCACGTGATCGAGGCCCTCCATGACCGTGCCGATGCCGACCCCCTGCCGCTGCCCGATCCGCCGGCGCGCCGGCATGTGTGA
- a CDS encoding MlaE family ABC transporter permease translates to MSAGAGTLPAWTDRLWRAARGWALAWWRIVYLGAVVAVLMLSPSSYGRSTRARLARHMYIDTAPLLLGFTALVALICLVVTHIVVVTARSYGLSHYALQMVVRVLVLELIPLTAALFVALRTTIPGGTQLALMRRSGHWDALRARGADPVRVELLPRVVAGIYASITLAALSCVVALVMAYLGVYGASTAGVPAYTRMFGQVFTPPVTLLFALKTLLFSLAVALIPMAAGLHATGDPRARSELGGFARMFAVLLLIEIASLMGNYY, encoded by the coding sequence ATGAGCGCCGGAGCCGGCACCCTGCCCGCATGGACCGACCGACTGTGGCGCGCCGCGCGCGGCTGGGCGCTGGCCTGGTGGCGCATCGTCTATCTGGGCGCGGTGGTGGCGGTGCTGATGCTGTCGCCGTCCAGCTACGGGCGGTCCACCCGCGCGCGCCTGGCGCGCCACATGTACATCGACACGGCGCCCCTGCTGCTGGGCTTCACCGCGCTGGTGGCACTCATCTGCCTGGTGGTCACGCACATCGTCGTGGTCACGGCGCGCAGCTACGGCCTGTCCCACTATGCGCTGCAGATGGTGGTGCGGGTGCTCGTGCTGGAGCTGATCCCGCTCACGGCGGCGCTGTTCGTGGCGCTGCGCACCACGATCCCGGGAGGCACGCAGCTGGCGCTCATGCGCCGGTCGGGCCACTGGGATGCGTTGCGAGCGCGCGGCGCCGATCCTGTCCGCGTGGAGCTGCTGCCGCGCGTCGTGGCAGGCATCTATGCCAGCATCACGCTCGCCGCGCTGTCGTGCGTGGTCGCCCTGGTGATGGCCTACCTGGGCGTCTATGGCGCGAGCACGGCGGGAGTGCCCGCCTACACCCGCATGTTCGGGCAGGTGTTCACGCCGCCCGTCACCCTGCTGTTCGCGCTCAAGACCCTGCTGTTCAGCCTGGCCGTCGCGCTCATTCCCATGGCCGCCGGCCTGCATGCCACGGGCGATCCGCGCGCCCGCTCCGAGCTCGGCGGCTTCGCGCGCATGTTCGCGGTGCTGCTGCTGATCGAGATCGCCTCGCTCATGGGCAACTACTACTGA
- a CDS encoding MlaD family protein, translating to MNDHHSPPPQQHPAGAPASEPAEALLRPVAHLERKAAALLLFTLALIIGSGLYLLYARGVFEPTQQLVLTAEDSEGVVAGMDMTFSGFPIGRVRSTELAEDGDVRILIDVPRKDAHWLRESSVFTLVRGIVGGTTIKAYSGILTDPPLPDGAVRPVLRGDATAEIPQLMSAARELLSNLQALTAQDAALGGTLANVRTLTERLNAPGGALGVLMGSEAEARKIATTLDRTNQLLARIDGMAAKADRQVFGTAGEAGLVTDVRATVVQLNGLLADTRQSLAKVDAVLAEAQAIGANAREATTDLGALRADVESNQRKVESLVNEIQRKWPFARDTRIQLP from the coding sequence ATGAACGACCACCACTCCCCCCCGCCGCAGCAACATCCTGCCGGGGCGCCTGCCTCCGAGCCCGCCGAGGCGCTGCTGCGCCCCGTGGCCCACCTGGAGCGCAAGGCCGCCGCGCTGCTGCTCTTCACCCTGGCGCTGATCATCGGCTCCGGCCTGTACCTGCTCTACGCGCGCGGCGTGTTCGAGCCCACGCAGCAACTGGTGCTCACCGCCGAAGACTCCGAGGGCGTGGTCGCCGGCATGGACATGACGTTCTCGGGCTTCCCCATCGGCCGGGTTCGCAGCACCGAACTGGCCGAGGACGGCGATGTGCGCATCCTGATCGACGTGCCGCGCAAGGACGCGCACTGGCTGCGGGAGTCCAGCGTGTTCACGCTGGTGCGCGGCATCGTGGGCGGCACCACCATCAAGGCCTACAGCGGCATCCTGACCGATCCGCCGCTGCCTGACGGGGCGGTGCGGCCGGTGCTGCGCGGCGATGCCACCGCCGAGATCCCCCAGCTCATGTCGGCCGCGCGCGAACTGCTTTCCAACCTGCAGGCCCTCACCGCGCAGGACGCCGCGCTGGGCGGAACCCTGGCCAATGTGCGCACCCTTACCGAGCGGCTGAACGCGCCCGGCGGAGCCCTTGGCGTGCTGATGGGCAGCGAGGCCGAGGCGCGCAAGATTGCCACCACGCTCGACCGCACCAACCAGTTGCTGGCGCGCATCGACGGCATGGCCGCCAAGGCGGACCGGCAGGTGTTCGGCACGGCCGGCGAGGCGGGCCTCGTGACCGATGTGCGCGCCACCGTGGTGCAGCTCAACGGCCTGCTCGCGGACACGCGCCAGAGCCTGGCCAAGGTGGATGCAGTCCTGGCCGAAGCCCAGGCCATCGGGGCCAACGCCCGCGAGGCCACCACCGACCTCGGCGCCCTGCGCGCCGATGTGGAAAGCAACCAGCGCAAGGTCGAGAGCCTGGTCAACGAGATCCAGCGCAAATGGCCGTTCGCGCGCGACACCCGGATCCAGCTGCCATGA
- a CDS encoding NAD(P)H-hydrate dehydratase, protein MASRRKACRMPMIRIEPDRPHPLFDVPATRRIEQAALRSLPAGTLMERAGLAVARLAQAVAPHARQVWIACGSGNNGGDGLEAAAQLARRGVRVHVTWLGRPDTAPDDARRAWERARGAQVPFVERAPADLGPDDLCIDALLGIGAAARSGAPSQELAALLRALQDSRAPLLCVDGPSGLQADTGQYLPGLAPPEHAPPGIRHTLGLLTLKPGWFTGQGRDAAGTVWRDDLGVDTPAEPPSAWLAGPGVPVRRAHASHKGSYGDVAVVGGEAIGTRGQGMTGAALLAASAALHGGAGRVVVALLDASGKDTLPVDPQQPECMLRRFDALELDRATVVCGCGGGEAVRDVLPRVLAEAPRLVLDADGLNAVARDTALAEQLRGRALRHGPLPTVLTPHPLEAARLLGSDTAAVQADRLGAARALAERFHCTVVLKGSGSVVAAPDRLVHINPTGNGRLATGGTGDVLAGFLGALWAGRPEGRDAAFEAATAACHAHGRAADQWPPGSTLTASTLAHRLVPAVGL, encoded by the coding sequence ATGGCCTCCCGAAGGAAGGCCTGCCGCATGCCCATGATCCGTATCGAACCCGACCGTCCCCATCCGCTGTTCGACGTTCCGGCGACCCGCCGCATCGAGCAGGCCGCGCTGCGATCGCTGCCGGCCGGCACGCTGATGGAGCGCGCGGGGCTGGCGGTGGCGCGCCTGGCGCAGGCGGTGGCGCCGCATGCGCGGCAGGTGTGGATCGCCTGCGGCAGCGGCAACAACGGCGGCGACGGGCTCGAAGCGGCGGCGCAGCTGGCGCGCCGCGGCGTGCGGGTGCATGTGACCTGGCTCGGCCGGCCGGACACCGCCCCCGACGACGCACGCCGGGCCTGGGAACGCGCCCGGGGCGCGCAGGTGCCCTTCGTCGAACGTGCGCCCGCGGATCTCGGGCCGGACGATCTGTGCATCGATGCCCTGCTCGGCATCGGGGCGGCGGCCCGCTCCGGTGCTCCTTCGCAGGAGCTGGCAGCGCTGCTGCGCGCGCTGCAGGACAGCCGCGCCCCCCTCCTCTGCGTGGACGGGCCCTCGGGCCTGCAGGCCGATACGGGCCAGTACCTTCCCGGCCTCGCGCCGCCAGAGCACGCGCCCCCAGGCATACGGCATACGCTGGGGCTGCTGACCCTCAAGCCCGGGTGGTTCACCGGCCAGGGCCGGGATGCCGCGGGCACCGTCTGGCGGGACGATCTGGGCGTAGATACGCCGGCCGAGCCCCCGTCGGCGTGGCTGGCGGGGCCCGGTGTGCCCGTGCGGCGGGCGCATGCGTCCCACAAGGGCAGCTACGGCGATGTGGCCGTGGTGGGCGGCGAGGCCATCGGAACCCGGGGCCAGGGCATGACCGGGGCCGCGCTGCTGGCGGCCTCCGCCGCGCTGCACGGCGGCGCGGGGCGGGTGGTGGTTGCGCTGCTGGACGCCAGCGGGAAGGACACCCTGCCCGTGGACCCGCAGCAGCCGGAATGCATGCTGCGCCGCTTTGACGCCCTTGAACTGGACCGGGCCACCGTGGTCTGCGGCTGCGGCGGCGGCGAGGCCGTGCGGGACGTGCTGCCGCGCGTGCTGGCGGAGGCCCCCCGGCTGGTGCTGGACGCGGACGGGCTGAACGCCGTGGCCCGCGACACTGCCCTGGCGGAGCAGCTGCGCGGGCGCGCCCTGCGCCATGGCCCGCTGCCCACCGTGCTCACGCCCCATCCCCTGGAAGCCGCGCGGCTGCTGGGCAGCGACACGGCCGCCGTGCAGGCCGACCGGCTGGGTGCCGCCCGGGCACTGGCCGAGCGCTTCCACTGCACCGTCGTGCTCAAGGGTTCCGGCAGCGTGGTGGCCGCGCCGGACCGGCTGGTGCACATCAATCCCACGGGCAATGGACGCCTGGCCACGGGGGGCACCGGGGACGTGCTGGCGGGATTCCTGGGTGCCCTGTGGGCGGGCCGGCCCGAAGGCAGGGATGCAGCGTTCGAGGCGGCTACCGCGGCCTGCCACGCCCATGGGCGGGCAGCCGACCAATGGCCGCCGGGCAGTACCCTGACGGCGTCCACCCTGGCGCACCGGCTGGTCCCCGCGGTGGGCCTATAA
- a CDS encoding FAD-dependent oxidoreductase: MHIAIVGAGIVGTATAYELACDGHAVTVFEQRGAAAEEASFANAGLLAPAPLIPWASPAIGGPARQRLLGRHAAVRLAQGAGLADLRWLWRRRRAARGGMAEASIAALARFGHYSHLRMRQVAQALELDPESSRGVLVLLRAPADLDRVQPAARILRETGLNVLDVDADTARLIEPGLASDNELAGALHLPDGESGNCRLFAQMLRYAAQERGVQFLFQSRVEALQGGPAGVRLAGERDARRFDAVVVCAGVSAAALLRGTGTAMPLAALHGYTLSAPVREDTHAPQGTVIDPLHRITVTRQGQRVRVAGGAELGPGSGTPHAPTLQTLYNAASGWFPGGAQWSSPQVQTWRGARPMLPDGLPVVGTTGVPGVWINAGHGACGWALACGSARAVADLVAQRVPETDLQPFGLRRF; encoded by the coding sequence ATGCACATCGCCATCGTCGGTGCCGGAATCGTCGGCACCGCCACCGCTTATGAACTGGCCTGCGACGGACATGCCGTCACCGTCTTCGAGCAGCGCGGCGCCGCCGCCGAGGAGGCCAGCTTCGCCAACGCGGGCCTGCTCGCCCCCGCGCCCCTGATTCCCTGGGCATCGCCGGCCATCGGCGGCCCCGCGCGGCAGAGGCTCCTGGGCCGGCACGCCGCCGTCCGCCTGGCCCAGGGAGCCGGGCTCGCCGACCTGCGCTGGCTGTGGCGCCGCCGGCGGGCGGCGCGCGGCGGCATGGCCGAGGCCTCCATCGCCGCGCTGGCCCGGTTCGGGCACTACAGCCACCTCCGCATGCGGCAGGTGGCGCAGGCCCTGGAGCTGGATCCGGAGAGCAGCCGCGGCGTGCTGGTGCTGCTGCGCGCCCCCGCCGACCTGGACCGCGTGCAGCCGGCCGCACGCATCCTGCGGGAAACCGGGTTGAACGTGCTCGACGTGGACGCCGACACCGCCCGCCTCATCGAACCCGGACTGGCGTCGGACAACGAACTGGCGGGCGCGCTGCACCTGCCGGACGGCGAGTCCGGCAATTGCCGCCTCTTCGCCCAGATGCTGCGCTACGCAGCCCAGGAGCGCGGCGTACAGTTCCTGTTCCAGTCGCGCGTGGAGGCGCTGCAGGGCGGCCCGGCCGGCGTGCGGCTGGCCGGCGAACGCGACGCGCGCCGCTTCGACGCGGTGGTGGTGTGCGCGGGCGTGTCGGCCGCCGCCCTGCTGCGGGGCACGGGTACCGCGATGCCACTGGCGGCGCTGCATGGCTACACCCTGAGCGCGCCCGTGCGCGAGGACACCCACGCCCCGCAGGGCACGGTGATCGACCCGCTGCACCGCATCACCGTCACCCGGCAGGGACAGAGGGTGCGGGTGGCCGGCGGCGCGGAACTGGGCCCCGGCAGCGGCACGCCGCACGCCCCCACCCTGCAGACGCTCTACAACGCAGCCTCGGGCTGGTTCCCGGGTGGCGCGCAGTGGTCGTCACCGCAAGTGCAGACCTGGCGCGGGGCACGGCCCATGCTCCCGGACGGGCTGCCGGTGGTGGGCACCACCGGCGTGCCGGGGGTGTGGATCAACGCCGGGCACGGCGCATGTGGCTGGGCCCTGGCCTGCGGCAGTGCCCGCGCGGTGGCAGACCTGGTCGCCCAGCGGGTGCCGGAGACGGACCTGCAGCCCTTCGGGTTGCGCAGGTTCTGA
- the rpsB gene encoding 30S ribosomal protein S2 — protein sequence MSVTMREMLEAGVHFGHQTRFWNPKMAPFIFGHRNKIHIINLEKSLPMFQEAQKFAKQLTANRGTILMVGTKRQAREILASEAQRAGVPYVDQRWLGGMLTNFKTVKTSIKRLKDMKAQQEAGLESMSKKEQLTFTREIEKLEKDIGGIQDMNALPDAIFIIDVGFHKIAVAEAKKLGIPLIGVVDSNHSPEGIDYVIPGNDDSAKAVALYARGIADAIIEGRANAVNDVVKAAAPEGSDEFVEVEESAA from the coding sequence ATGTCCGTCACCATGCGCGAAATGCTGGAAGCCGGTGTCCACTTCGGCCACCAGACCCGCTTCTGGAACCCCAAGATGGCCCCGTTCATCTTCGGCCATCGCAACAAGATCCACATCATCAACCTGGAAAAGTCGCTGCCGATGTTCCAGGAGGCGCAGAAGTTCGCCAAGCAGCTCACCGCCAACCGCGGCACCATCCTGATGGTCGGCACGAAGCGCCAGGCCCGCGAGATCCTGGCCTCCGAGGCGCAGCGCGCCGGCGTGCCCTACGTCGACCAGCGCTGGCTGGGCGGCATGCTCACCAACTTCAAGACCGTCAAGACCTCCATCAAGCGCCTGAAGGACATGAAGGCCCAGCAGGAAGCCGGCCTGGAGTCCATGAGCAAGAAGGAACAGCTGACGTTCACCCGCGAGATCGAGAAGCTCGAGAAGGACATCGGCGGCATCCAGGACATGAACGCCCTGCCGGACGCCATCTTCATCATCGACGTGGGTTTCCACAAGATCGCCGTCGCCGAAGCCAAGAAGCTGGGCATCCCGCTGATCGGCGTGGTGGACTCCAACCACTCCCCTGAAGGCATCGACTACGTGATCCCCGGCAACGACGACTCGGCCAAGGCCGTGGCGCTGTACGCCCGCGGCATCGCCGACGCGATCATCGAAGGCCGTGCCAACGCCGTGAACGACGTGGTCAAGGCCGCCGCTCCCGAAGGCTCGGACGAATTCGTCGAAGTGGAAGAATCCGCTGCCTGA
- the tsf gene encoding translation elongation factor Ts, with translation MAAITASMVAELRAKTDAPMMECKKALTEADGDLAKAEELLRVKLGTKAGKAAARITAEGVVASFIEGTTGALIEVNSETDFVSKNDSFIALAKAAAELVAKHNPADVEALGALPYSQESFGPTLEEVRKGLIGKIGENMSFRRFKRFSGSKLASYLHGTRIGVVVEFDGDETAAKDVAMHIAAMKPVALTSADVPAELIEKERTVAAAKAAESGKPADIAAKMVEGSVQKYLKEVSLFDQVFVKAADGKQTVGQMLKAANTNVKGFTLYVVGEGIEKKVDDFAAEVAAQVAAAKAAA, from the coding sequence ATGGCTGCAATTACCGCTAGCATGGTTGCCGAACTGCGCGCCAAGACCGACGCTCCCATGATGGAGTGCAAGAAGGCCCTGACGGAAGCCGACGGCGATCTGGCCAAGGCCGAGGAACTGCTGCGCGTCAAGCTGGGCACGAAGGCTGGCAAGGCTGCCGCCCGCATCACTGCCGAAGGCGTGGTCGCCAGCTTCATCGAGGGCACGACCGGCGCCCTGATCGAAGTGAACAGCGAAACCGATTTCGTGAGCAAGAACGACAGCTTCATCGCCCTGGCCAAGGCCGCGGCCGAGCTGGTCGCCAAGCACAACCCCGCCGACGTGGAAGCCCTGGGCGCGCTGCCCTACAGCCAGGAAAGCTTCGGCCCCACGCTGGAAGAAGTGCGCAAGGGCCTGATCGGCAAGATCGGCGAGAACATGTCCTTCCGCCGCTTCAAGCGCTTCTCGGGCTCCAAGCTGGCGTCCTACCTGCACGGCACCCGCATCGGCGTGGTGGTGGAGTTCGACGGCGATGAAACCGCCGCCAAGGACGTCGCCATGCACATCGCCGCCATGAAGCCCGTGGCCCTGACCAGCGCCGACGTGCCCGCCGAGCTGATCGAGAAGGAGCGTACCGTCGCTGCCGCCAAGGCTGCCGAATCCGGCAAGCCTGCCGACATCGCCGCCAAGATGGTGGAAGGCTCGGTGCAGAAGTACCTCAAGGAAGTCTCGCTGTTCGACCAGGTCTTCGTGAAGGCCGCCGACGGCAAGCAGACCGTGGGCCAGATGCTCAAGGCCGCCAACACCAACGTGAAGGGCTTCACGCTCTACGTCGTGGGCGAAGGCATCGAGAAGAAGGTGGACGACTTCGCGGCGGAAGTGGCCGCGCAGGTGGCTGCCGCCAAGGCCGCAGCCTGA
- the pyrH gene encoding UMP kinase gives MSLAAPAHKRILLKLSGEALMGDDSFGINRATIVRMVEEIAEVTRMGVQVAVVIGGGNIFRGVAGGSVGMDRATADYMGMLATVMNALALADAMDKQGLIARVMSAIGIEQVVEPYVRPKALQYLEEGKVVVFAAGTGNPFFTTDTAAALRGAEIGAEVVLKATKVDGVYTADPKKDPTATRYTKLTFDEAMSRNLGILDATAFALCRDQKLPIRVFSIVKHGALKRVVMGEDEGTLVYA, from the coding sequence ATGTCCCTCGCCGCTCCAGCCCACAAGCGCATTCTGCTCAAGTTGTCTGGAGAGGCTCTCATGGGTGACGACTCCTTCGGCATCAACCGCGCCACCATCGTCCGGATGGTCGAGGAGATCGCCGAGGTCACGCGCATGGGCGTGCAGGTCGCGGTGGTGATCGGGGGCGGGAACATCTTCCGCGGCGTCGCGGGAGGCTCCGTCGGCATGGACCGCGCCACTGCCGACTACATGGGCATGCTGGCCACGGTCATGAACGCGCTCGCGCTCGCTGATGCCATGGACAAGCAGGGCCTCATCGCCCGCGTGATGTCGGCCATCGGCATCGAGCAGGTGGTGGAGCCTTACGTGCGGCCCAAGGCGCTGCAGTACCTGGAAGAGGGCAAGGTCGTGGTGTTCGCCGCGGGCACCGGCAACCCCTTCTTCACGACGGACACCGCTGCCGCGCTGCGCGGCGCCGAGATCGGTGCCGAGGTGGTGCTCAAGGCGACCAAGGTGGACGGCGTGTACACCGCCGATCCCAAGAAGGACCCGACGGCGACGCGCTACACGAAGCTCACCTTCGACGAGGCCATGTCGCGCAACCTCGGCATCCTCGATGCCACGGCGTTCGCGCTCTGCCGCGACCAGAAGCTGCCCATCCGGGTCTTCTCGATCGTGAAGCACGGCGCGCTCAAGCGCGTGGTGATGGGCGAGGACGAAGGAACGCTGGTGTACGCTTGA